The window TAAACATCTAGCAGACAAGAGGTTGGTTGAACCATTGACACTCGAGAAAATCCAAAAGACAAGCTCACTTCACATGTGGGGATTTTGACAATTTAGAATTGCAATGAAGAAAGAGGATCTATAAGTGCTAACTTCCGTGCAAAAGGGGTTTTACTAGGGGAGAATTCAGGATAACAGTATAAGGTGGTCTAAAAACTGATCTCTTCATGTGTACTCAACCAACTTGGTTGCTTTTTTCGTGTTATATattacacaattcaatattaGTTAATCTGAAATCAAATGACTCCAGACATGGCTAGGCAAGCTCGGGCCTAGATTCTTCCTTGGGTACTATTCTTTTGCAAAACCAAATTATAGGTACACATTCTAGCTATAATCAATATATGATGCATAAAATTTGCGTAATATAATGTGTCAACGTAAGGCCTCCTTAATTCTTTATATAATGCATGATGTTGGATCCCAATTCAGATCATATAGCAAAATCTCGGATGTCATCACAAAGTTTTCACAATCAATGCGGATAGTTCTATGATTATTGTGGTTCATACTAGCAACATGGTGATGTGGCAAATATTTTGCGCTATGATTCGGATTGAGCCACATTCTTGTCCTATTCTAGTAATCATACAATAAGCCAACTACAAGGCCTCTAAAGACCACAACAACAAAAATGTTGCAAAGGTCTATGATCCTAAGTCAAGGAGTTCATTTAAGATTTTGACCAGAAGAAATTATGGAAGTGTCATATTTCAGTTAGTGATGGACCATAAAAAGTAAAATCCATGAAAATTGAATTATCGCTTTCTTCTTTCAATATGTTTCTTTCCCCTTCTTTAAAGACAATCATTAGTCTAAATGATAAGATTACTACTACTATGTTATCAATATGACTATGAATATGATAAGGGTCCTTTCATGATTATGGAAATGAAAGATACATTCATGGAGGAGCTCTAATTTGAGAGGCCAAGAACACGAGGCAAATACTCCACAAACATAAAGGTTGCTCTTTTAAGCAAGAGGTAAACCAAAAATTCTCCAAGGATTCCCATAACTTTTTATCCTTAAAAGTAGTAGGGGGCAGAGCTATTAGTAGACGAGCAAGGTTGGCCATAACCCATCTAAAAAAGGACTCGTCGGGCAACATAATCAAACTGGTCAAATACCCTATACTTCTGGCAATTTTGGATCACTCGCCTAAAAATCTTTTTGTAATGTTGATATTGAAATTTTCGACATTTAATCCAAACCAAAAGTCTTGATTTCGCCTCTGACTATGGAATAATAATAGCTAGCAATACAATAAAAGGAGAAAAGAGGCaataaaaatgcttaaaaaaaataattaaaagaaattgaagcAAAATTCAGAAATTCTTAGCACATCACTCTTAATTTTCAAAGATCCATGAAAATAATGTAATGCATGAAATCTTCCCATTAAATGACCAAACTGAAAGAAATTTTCAGAAACCTAAAAGATTAAAGCACACTAAAAAAAAGAATCACATTCATACTCACACATAAACATTAAAGCTGCTAACTTTCTGAAGCAAACAGAATTACTTAAACAGTAGAGACCAATTACAGAATGAGATAAAAGTAGATGCAAAAAAATCCCAGAATTAAAAGGGCACTACCTAATACTCATACTCACCAACTAAAAGAGATAAACTTTACAACACACAAAATGATTTACCTAAAAAAAGTGCACAAATTGAGTAAATTACACTTCAACTATTCTCAGCAAAACTCCATTAAGTAAAAAGATGAAATAGTTAATAAAATTTGGtcaaaaaagctgaaaaaggAAAGACTAACCTTGGGAGAAGGGTAACCAAATTTTGGATAAAAACCCATTTGGGATTCAATATCTTGATGAGTAGAAGTTGAAATTTCAGGTGAATTAGGTCTAAGAAACCTCTCAAAAATGGCCATAACAAGGAACATTGAAATAAGAACAGCAGTTGCAACAAACCCAAATGAAACTGCATTTACTGAACCATCAAAATGACTCCAATGCACATCTGATCTCTCTAAATCCATTGTAGGGGACCCACTTGGTTGCCATCTCCAATTATCTCCTTCCCCCATTTCAGATTGTTAGCTTAAACCCACtaaatagtattaaaaaaataaaaaagtttcaCCTTTTTTGGTCTAAAGACTAAAATCTAGTTTTTGTTCTTGGAGAAATGAGCTAATAAATGTAAAATCAAAAATGGTTTGAAATTATGATGATGGTGTTGAGAAATATGGAATTAATTCTTCAAAGGTTCagatgtttttgttttgttttatgtaGTATAGTGAGGTGAAAGACTGAGAAGTGAGAAGGGAGAAAAAAGGTGCTGTTAATTAAAGGTAGGTGCCTGGAAATGGGAAGTGAGAACAGAGATGTGGACCTATAAATGGTCTTCATTTGGTCTTTTACCTTTCTTTAATAATCTTCATTTGATAGAGTCGCTCCACTGTAATAGAAATCACTTTATAATAAgatgtttatatttttaattttttttaatttgtattaattgggctaaaTATATTTAATGTGCTTATTGGATAGACCATTtatcacaacaatttgtgtataAGAAGACCTAATTATTTCTCTATTCCTATGTGTACAAAGAGTTCTTAACTAGATGAGTTAGCTGATTTGACCAACTAGAATTATTTGCATTTAGCCGTTTAAGttagttattttaaaaattttaatataaattaattgttgaataaaaaatgcttttaaaaaataaattaaaaagtcaTAAGTCAATTTAAATATATCTAtaataactttttaaatttaccttaaaacttttttttatcaaacacttttACCAAGCACAGCTAGAGTTGATGCAATCGTGCGCACCCCTCTTCTAcaaaaattttttcatttaataaaaaatttgttctttgttataatttatttttgaggtTCATTGATTTGTGCTTCATAATTTTccaatgtaaatatatatatgcttGAAGATCTCAAGTTGAATACTTGAGCTAGTTTTAGTGATACTATTATATCACTaatcctttttatt of the Amaranthus tricolor cultivar Red isolate AtriRed21 chromosome 6, ASM2621246v1, whole genome shotgun sequence genome contains:
- the LOC130815494 gene encoding uncharacterized protein LOC130815494, with amino-acid sequence MGEGDNWRWQPSGSPTMDLERSDVHWSHFDGSVNAVSFGFVATAVLISMFLVMAIFERFLRPNSPEISTSTHQDIESQMGFYPKFGYPSPKMTVYSQELPVLMPGEDIPTFIAHPVPLPCPADRIQWPPGKFKIPPNTPQSASRSMRHFM